The genome window AAAACTCCAGCCGCTGCACTATGCCAAAGCGATCACGTAGTGGTGAAGTTAAAGCGCCAGCTCTGGTAGTGGCACCTATTAAGGTAAAAGGCGGTAATTCAAGTTTGATAGAACGGGCGGCAGGCCCCTCGCCTATCATAATATCCAGCTGATAGTCTTCCATAGCCGGATACAATATCTCTTCCACTACAGGGCTTAAACGGTGAATTTCATCGATAAAAAGTACATCGTTGGGTTCGAGGTTGGTCAGAAGCGCCGCTAAATCACCGGCTTTCTCCAGCACAGGGCCTGAGGTGTTTTTAATATTCACCCCCATTTCATTGGCTACCACCATGGCAAGCGTGGTTTTACCTAAACCTGGCGGGCCAAAGATCAATAAATGATCCAAAGGCTCACCACGACCGCGGGCTGCTTCGATGAAAATAGCCATTTGCTCTTTGACATGAGACTGCCCTGTGTAATCCGCCAGCGATTTTGGCCGGATGGCACGGTCTATCAGCTCGTCTTCGCGACTGGCTT of Rheinheimera sp. MM224 contains these proteins:
- the ruvB gene encoding Holliday junction branch migration DNA helicase RuvB, producing the protein MIEADRLIDTKASREDELIDRAIRPKSLADYTGQSHVKEQMAIFIEAARGRGEPLDHLLIFGPPGLGKTTLAMVVANEMGVNIKNTSGPVLEKAGDLAALLTNLEPNDVLFIDEIHRLSPVVEEILYPAMEDYQLDIMIGEGPAARSIKLELPPFTLIGATTRAGALTSPLRDRFGIVQRLEFYKVDELAQIILRSAHYLNLELELPAATEIARRSRGTPRIANRLLRRVRDYAQVKSSGLVPVEIASAALHMVDVDASGFDYMDRKLMLSIIEKFGGGPVGLDNLAAAIGEEKETIEDVIEPFLIQQGFIQRTPRGRIVSPAAYKHFGFDLPESN